DNA sequence from the Desulfocurvus vexinensis DSM 17965 genome:
TCCGTGGATTGTAGCGGTCTACAGTTTTTTGGACACTCATTTGCGCTAATCAGGCCGCTATTGACACCGGGGCGGTCTGCTCCTTTCTGACCTGGGCCGGGGTCTTGTACCCGTGTCGGCCAACGATCCATTCCCGATTGTAGGTTTCCTTGAATTCCAGCAGGGCCAGTCTCAGTTCTTCAACCGTGTCGAAGTGCCTGACCCAGAGCAGGTTT
Encoded proteins:
- a CDS encoding integrase core domain-containing protein, with product VSDVFQDEIAFLGIKSSPSYVREPQGNGIAERFVRTLKENLLWVRHFDTVEELRLALLEFKETYNREWIVGRHGYKTPAQVRKEQTAPVSIAA